Proteins encoded within one genomic window of Pseudalkalibacillus sp. SCS-8:
- a CDS encoding YunC family protein → MITVTPIEIDGHLFTGVTVALPKTNFMSISNDKGYIMCGALDVALLNEKLAERKIIAGRAVGVRTLDQLLEAPLESVTLEAEAIGITKGTTGREALLKMAQ, encoded by the coding sequence ATGATTACGGTGACACCTATCGAAATCGATGGGCATTTATTTACCGGGGTGACCGTGGCTTTACCGAAGACGAATTTCATGTCAATCAGTAATGATAAAGGGTATATCATGTGCGGAGCGCTTGATGTAGCTCTTTTGAATGAAAAATTGGCAGAGCGTAAAATAATCGCTGGCCGAGCAGTAGGCGTCCGTACGCTTGATCAATTATTAGAAGCCCCTCTGGAATCCGTTACACTGGAGGCAGAAGCGATCGGAATCACGAAAGGGACGACAGGACGGGAAGCTCTTCTCAAAATGGCTCAATGA
- a CDS encoding YhcN/YlaJ family sporulation lipoprotein — protein MKKFIIAGLTSALFFLPACGMDKGDYDGANGNGVNPTVDARDRAGTPGKTPEDAINDYGYTRIQSPSDDRRPMTISPQIDKKQLSNIISRMIMQFREVKDAATLVTSDKVLIVYDAKTEDRNKTADMVKKTALSVVPRWFHVYVSDDITLFEDLERYKNLDESTLHVKASIDALVKEMKKSPQGKRMSGYEGEAGEMDDEMLDKDLNGKMK, from the coding sequence TTGAAAAAATTCATAATTGCTGGACTGACTTCTGCTCTCTTCTTCCTCCCTGCATGTGGTATGGATAAGGGAGATTATGATGGTGCAAATGGAAATGGGGTGAATCCAACAGTGGATGCACGAGATCGTGCTGGTACTCCTGGAAAGACACCTGAAGATGCCATAAATGACTATGGATACACTCGTATTCAAAGTCCTAGCGATGACCGACGCCCAATGACCATTTCCCCACAAATTGATAAAAAACAGCTTTCCAACATCATTTCACGAATGATTATGCAATTCCGGGAAGTAAAGGATGCAGCTACACTTGTAACAAGTGACAAAGTACTTATCGTTTACGACGCTAAAACCGAAGACCGCAACAAAACAGCGGACATGGTCAAGAAAACCGCACTGTCTGTCGTTCCCCGCTGGTTCCATGTCTATGTTTCTGATGATATCACATTATTTGAAGATTTAGAGCGGTACAAAAATCTTGATGAGTCCACCCTTCATGTAAAAGCGAGTATCGACGCCCTTGTAAAAGAGATGAAAAAGTCTCCACAAGGAAAACGAATGAGCGGCTATGAAGGCGAAGCAGGCGAAATGGACGATGAAATGTTGGACAAAGACCTTAACGGGAAGATGAAATAA
- a CDS encoding bifunctional UDP-sugar hydrolase/5'-nucleotidase, with protein sequence MSNVKLHLYHTNDLHSHLEQWPKIMSFLKERQQIHNQNGEHVIRFDIGDHADRVHPLTEGTEGQGNVQLMNEAGFLNATIGNNEGITFSKAQLDALYKDANFQVVLGNLKDKFGERPHWAKPYDIHTLPNGLKIGVIAATAPFKAYYELLDWDVLDPYDTIKEFAEIIRDQVDILILLSHLGLEADKQLAEEVDELDIILGSHTHHVLPDGIRSSKGITIGQAGKFGFYVGHMEIDWKEDEKKIHHVNAKVIDIRNQIPDEESERHLHQLKEAARHQLQEVVTVLEEPLDLEWFKKSSFTSLLSEAIREWCNTEIGMINAGLLLEPLNAGPVTKGDLHRVCPHPINPCKLLLKGEYLKEMIHQAMTKELVNLEIKGLGFRGKVIGQMIFDGVETEGRLLEDGEYHVRRIFINGEPLEQERIYTVGTVDMFTFGRLLPSVAYAEKKEYFLPEMIRDVLAWKLKTLER encoded by the coding sequence TTGAGCAACGTAAAGCTCCATCTGTATCATACAAATGACTTACATAGCCACCTCGAACAGTGGCCGAAAATCATGAGCTTTCTGAAGGAACGGCAACAGATCCATAATCAAAACGGTGAGCATGTCATCCGATTTGATATTGGAGATCATGCGGATCGCGTCCATCCTTTGACAGAAGGGACGGAAGGCCAGGGGAATGTTCAGCTCATGAATGAGGCCGGATTTTTGAACGCAACGATCGGAAATAATGAAGGAATCACTTTTTCAAAAGCTCAGCTGGATGCTCTATATAAGGATGCAAATTTCCAAGTGGTGCTCGGGAATCTGAAGGATAAATTCGGTGAACGTCCGCACTGGGCTAAGCCATATGACATTCATACGCTACCAAACGGTTTGAAAATAGGAGTCATTGCTGCAACGGCTCCTTTCAAGGCTTATTATGAACTGTTGGATTGGGACGTTCTTGATCCTTACGATACGATTAAAGAGTTTGCGGAAATAATCCGGGATCAGGTTGATATCCTTATTCTCTTGTCTCACCTCGGTCTTGAAGCGGACAAACAGCTTGCTGAAGAGGTGGATGAGCTGGATATCATCCTCGGTTCACATACGCATCATGTCTTACCCGATGGGATCCGATCATCGAAAGGCATCACGATCGGGCAAGCCGGAAAATTTGGTTTTTACGTCGGACATATGGAAATTGATTGGAAGGAGGATGAAAAGAAAATCCACCATGTGAATGCGAAAGTAATCGACATCCGGAATCAGATACCTGATGAAGAAAGCGAACGGCACCTCCATCAATTAAAGGAAGCTGCTCGACATCAGTTACAAGAAGTCGTAACCGTTCTTGAAGAGCCCCTCGACTTAGAGTGGTTTAAGAAATCCTCATTTACATCCTTACTTTCGGAAGCAATTCGGGAATGGTGTAACACCGAAATAGGTATGATTAATGCCGGCCTCCTCTTAGAGCCTTTAAACGCTGGACCAGTGACGAAGGGAGATCTTCATCGCGTATGTCCTCACCCAATAAATCCTTGTAAGCTCCTTTTAAAAGGAGAGTACTTGAAAGAAATGATCCATCAAGCGATGACGAAGGAGCTTGTCAATCTTGAGATTAAAGGGCTTGGGTTCCGTGGAAAGGTCATCGGCCAGATGATTTTCGATGGTGTGGAAACCGAAGGGCGCTTGCTGGAAGACGGCGAATACCATGTGCGAAGGATTTTCATAAACGGGGAGCCGCTTGAGCAAGAGCGGATTTATACGGTCGGTACCGTAGACATGTTCACGTTCGGCCGCCTGTTGCCATCCGTCGCATATGCGGAAAAGAAAGAATATTTTCTACCTGAAATGATCCGGGACGTTCTTGCATGGAAGCTAAAAACCCTTGAAAGATAG
- the lipA gene encoding lipoyl synthase, whose translation MAKKEEHIRKPEWLKIKLNTNDNYTGLKKMMRENNLHTVCEEARCPNIHECWAERKTATFMILGDVCTRACRFCAVKTGLPNELDLKEPERVAESVRLMGLKHAVITAVARDDLKDGGSGVYAETVRAVRRANPFCTVEVLPSDMMGNYENLKTLMDARPDILNHNIETVERLTPRVRARATYERSLEFLRRAKEMQPDIPTKSSIMIGLGETKEEIIQTMDDLRENNVDIITIGQYLQPTKKHLKVKKYYHPDEFAELREIAMSKGFSHCEAGPLVRSSYHADEQVNAASAQRQKGAQ comes from the coding sequence ATGGCGAAAAAAGAAGAACACATTCGTAAGCCCGAGTGGCTCAAAATCAAATTAAATACAAATGATAACTATACAGGCCTTAAGAAGATGATGCGTGAGAATAACCTACATACAGTATGTGAAGAGGCACGTTGCCCGAACATTCACGAGTGCTGGGCTGAGCGTAAAACTGCTACATTCATGATTTTGGGAGATGTTTGTACGCGTGCTTGCCGTTTTTGCGCAGTCAAAACAGGTTTGCCGAATGAGCTTGACCTGAAAGAGCCTGAACGTGTAGCGGAATCTGTCCGTCTAATGGGTCTTAAGCATGCGGTTATTACAGCTGTTGCTCGTGATGATCTGAAGGACGGTGGATCAGGTGTTTATGCAGAGACCGTCCGCGCGGTTCGTCGTGCTAACCCGTTCTGTACAGTTGAAGTGTTACCTTCTGATATGATGGGGAATTATGAAAACTTGAAGACGTTGATGGATGCGCGTCCGGACATCCTGAATCATAACATTGAAACAGTTGAGCGATTGACACCAAGGGTTCGTGCTCGTGCGACCTATGAACGCTCATTGGAATTCCTTCGCCGTGCAAAAGAAATGCAGCCGGATATTCCTACGAAATCAAGTATCATGATTGGTCTAGGTGAAACGAAGGAAGAAATCATCCAAACAATGGATGACCTACGTGAAAACAATGTAGATATCATTACGATTGGACAGTATCTACAACCAACGAAAAAGCACTTGAAGGTCAAAAAGTACTATCACCCTGACGAATTTGCTGAGTTGAGAGAGATTGCAATGTCCAAAGGATTCAGCCACTGTGAAGCTGGTCCATTGGTACGTTCTTCCTACCATGCCGATGAACAGGTAAATGCGGCATCTGCTCAACGTCAGAAAGGTGCTCAATAA
- a CDS encoding DUF3055 domain-containing protein — MTERFFLYDDVEETKTRFVSFMGDNQRFDLAITKTDRHYGKSLVLDIQGGRFAIIGRDDLEEPGYLEHAFSLNEEDAQELREFLEEDVLS, encoded by the coding sequence ATGACTGAACGCTTTTTTCTTTATGATGATGTAGAAGAGACGAAAACACGCTTTGTAAGCTTCATGGGCGATAATCAGCGGTTCGATCTTGCTATTACGAAAACAGACCGCCACTATGGGAAATCGCTTGTTTTGGACATTCAAGGCGGACGATTTGCAATTATCGGACGGGATGATTTGGAAGAGCCCGGATACCTTGAGCATGCCTTCAGCTTGAATGAAGAAGATGCCCAAGAATTACGCGAGTTCTTAGAAGAAGACGTACTTTCTTGA
- a CDS encoding methionine/alanine import family NSS transporter small subunit, with translation MSGSAIVMFVIGAVVIWGGLALSIGNAIRVSRQNK, from the coding sequence ATGTCAGGATCAGCAATTGTCATGTTCGTGATTGGGGCAGTAGTGATCTGGGGTGGACTAGCCCTCAGTATCGGAAATGCAATCAGAGTTTCAAGACAGAATAAATAA
- a CDS encoding Na+/H+ antiporter NhaC family protein gives MENTIYSLIPPLLALLMVALTRRVLLSLGTGIVVGALMLHDFNVPASGMKIFEIVRGIFVVQNDAGGWEVNTWNVFILLFLLILGIMTSLIAIAGGSRAFGEWAIKKVKTRVGAQILTIVLGIIIFIDDYFNSLAVGNVSRPLTDRHKISRAKLAYYIDSTAAPVCVISPVSSWGAYIIGLIGTILVTHEVTNIGALEAFVTMIPMNIYALAALLLVFATALFNINLFSMKTHEERAVNKGQVLNPDNKAVPGEQSDLPESDKGKVGDLIWPIVALIIGTVAAMLYTGAQATEGEVTILSMFENTDVAKSLVYGGLVGLAVIVILFLTKGLPSKHFGTGIWKGIESMLPAIYILLFAWVIVAIIDEIGTGKYLAGIVDGNINLAYLPVLLFLISGIMAFATGTSWGTFGVMLPIAGEIAAATDITYLLPVLAAVLAGSVFGDHCSPISDTTILSSTGAGSNHIDHVMTQLPYAILAAIVSSIGFIILGFTQSITISLLISIVLMVGVAFVLRNMGAVKVDTISE, from the coding sequence ATGGAGAACACAATTTATTCATTAATACCGCCGCTCTTGGCCTTGCTGATGGTGGCATTGACAAGGAGGGTGTTACTGTCACTCGGTACGGGTATCGTGGTAGGAGCGCTCATGCTTCATGATTTCAATGTTCCGGCAAGTGGTATGAAAATCTTTGAAATCGTCCGTGGCATATTTGTGGTTCAAAACGATGCCGGTGGATGGGAAGTCAATACATGGAACGTCTTCATTCTATTGTTCTTATTGATTTTAGGAATCATGACGTCACTCATCGCCATTGCGGGAGGAAGCCGCGCATTCGGAGAATGGGCAATCAAGAAGGTGAAAACCCGCGTCGGCGCTCAAATATTGACGATCGTACTTGGTATCATCATCTTTATCGACGATTATTTCAATTCACTTGCGGTCGGGAATGTCAGCCGTCCGTTGACAGATCGCCATAAAATTTCACGTGCGAAGCTTGCATACTATATCGATTCTACAGCTGCACCTGTTTGTGTCATTTCCCCTGTTTCCAGCTGGGGTGCTTACATCATCGGATTGATCGGGACCATTCTTGTCACACATGAAGTGACCAATATCGGAGCATTAGAAGCGTTCGTTACAATGATCCCAATGAATATTTATGCATTAGCTGCCTTGCTGCTCGTGTTTGCAACAGCTCTTTTCAATATTAATCTCTTTTCCATGAAGACACATGAAGAACGTGCTGTGAACAAAGGACAAGTCTTAAACCCGGACAACAAAGCGGTTCCAGGAGAACAGTCCGATCTTCCTGAAAGTGATAAAGGGAAAGTTGGCGACTTGATCTGGCCGATTGTCGCGTTGATCATCGGGACTGTTGCCGCGATGCTTTATACGGGTGCACAAGCAACAGAAGGGGAAGTTACGATTCTCTCGATGTTCGAGAATACAGATGTAGCGAAATCACTTGTCTACGGTGGACTAGTCGGACTTGCTGTCATCGTCATCTTATTCTTAACGAAGGGTCTCCCGTCTAAACACTTTGGAACAGGAATTTGGAAAGGAATCGAGTCCATGCTTCCGGCCATTTATATTCTGCTCTTTGCATGGGTGATTGTGGCTATTATTGATGAGATCGGAACAGGGAAATACCTTGCCGGAATCGTAGACGGAAACATCAATCTTGCGTATCTGCCTGTATTGCTGTTCTTGATTTCAGGAATCATGGCATTTGCGACAGGAACCTCTTGGGGAACCTTTGGTGTCATGCTTCCGATTGCAGGAGAAATCGCTGCTGCAACGGATATCACGTATCTGTTGCCGGTATTAGCTGCAGTGTTGGCTGGGTCCGTCTTTGGTGACCATTGCTCACCGATTTCCGATACAACGATTCTTTCGTCCACCGGTGCGGGGAGCAATCATATCGACCATGTGATGACGCAATTACCGTATGCGATTCTAGCTGCTATTGTCAGCTCGATCGGATTTATCATTCTTGGCTTTACACAAAGCATTACGATTTCACTCCTAATCTCCATAGTTCTGATGGTGGGAGTGGCCTTTGTACTAAGGAACATGGGCGCTGTGAAAGTAGATACCATTTCAGAGTAA
- a CDS encoding sodium-dependent transporter, with protein MENNRAQWGTRAGFILAAVGSAIGLGNIWRFPYIAYADGGGAFFLPYLIALLTAGIPILILEFTMGHRYRGSSPLTFRRINKKAEWLGWWQVLISFVISTYYAVIIAWALAYAFFSFKLSWGDDTEGFLLQNYLGALDVDPGTLGGIVPDVFIPLLIVWVITLGVLFKGVKKGIEVANKIFIPALIVLFLMIVIRALTLDGASIGLDALFKPDWSRIGDSKVWIDAYGQIFFSLSIAFAIMITYSSYLPKKSDITNNAFITGFSNSSFELLAGIGVFSALGFMAKASGVDISEVATDGVGLAFAVFPAIINQMPAFNELFGFLFFTSLVLAGLSSLISISETYIAGFQDKFNISRTKAVAIGGGLSALISILYATKGGLWLLDVVDHFVLSMGVGLSGLVEVILIAWVFRKVKYLQGYANELSDIRLGSWWVICLTIITPLLLGFMMIKNVYTDIVSPYGDGTYPLSFLVTYGWVALGLTLVAGFLFAARRWNIDVDAEDKEVG; from the coding sequence ATGGAGAACAACAGAGCACAATGGGGCACAAGAGCAGGCTTCATTCTAGCAGCTGTTGGATCTGCAATCGGTCTAGGAAATATTTGGCGTTTTCCTTATATCGCATATGCAGATGGTGGTGGGGCTTTTTTCTTACCGTATTTGATTGCCCTGCTGACAGCTGGTATTCCAATCTTGATCTTAGAATTCACAATGGGTCATCGCTACAGAGGATCTTCACCACTTACTTTCAGAAGAATCAACAAGAAAGCTGAATGGCTAGGATGGTGGCAAGTTCTCATATCATTCGTTATTTCGACGTATTATGCCGTTATTATCGCTTGGGCATTAGCTTACGCATTCTTCTCCTTTAAGTTATCTTGGGGAGATGACACGGAAGGATTCTTACTTCAGAATTACCTTGGGGCGCTAGACGTGGATCCTGGTACTTTAGGTGGAATCGTTCCTGATGTTTTCATTCCGTTGTTAATCGTATGGGTGATTACGCTTGGCGTTTTATTTAAAGGTGTTAAGAAGGGAATTGAAGTTGCGAACAAAATTTTCATCCCGGCACTTATCGTACTTTTCTTGATGATTGTCATTCGCGCATTGACGCTGGATGGTGCAAGCATCGGATTAGACGCATTATTCAAACCGGACTGGAGTCGTATCGGTGACTCTAAGGTGTGGATTGATGCATACGGACAAATCTTCTTCAGTTTGTCGATTGCATTTGCCATCATGATTACGTACTCAAGTTATCTACCGAAAAAATCGGATATTACGAACAATGCCTTTATCACTGGTTTCAGTAATTCCAGTTTTGAATTACTCGCAGGTATCGGGGTATTCAGTGCGTTAGGTTTCATGGCTAAAGCATCTGGAGTAGATATCAGCGAGGTTGCGACAGATGGTGTAGGACTTGCTTTCGCAGTCTTCCCTGCAATCATCAACCAAATGCCGGCTTTCAATGAATTATTCGGTTTCTTGTTCTTTACATCACTTGTGTTGGCCGGTCTATCCTCATTGATTTCAATCAGTGAGACGTATATTGCCGGATTCCAGGACAAGTTCAACATTTCCCGTACAAAAGCGGTTGCGATCGGTGGAGGTCTTTCTGCATTGATCTCCATCCTATATGCGACTAAGGGAGGACTATGGCTGCTTGATGTTGTCGACCATTTCGTCCTTTCCATGGGTGTCGGATTATCCGGACTTGTAGAAGTTATCCTTATCGCTTGGGTATTCCGTAAGGTGAAATACCTGCAAGGATATGCGAATGAGCTTTCTGACATTCGTCTTGGTAGCTGGTGGGTCATCTGTCTGACAATCATCACACCATTACTTCTCGGTTTCATGATGATCAAGAATGTGTATACCGATATTGTAAGTCCGTATGGAGATGGCACTTACCCGCTCTCATTCCTTGTGACATACGGCTGGGTAGCACTTGGATTGACACTTGTAGCTGGATTCTTATTTGCGGCACGTCGATGGAACATCGATGTCGATGCCGAGGACAAGGAGGTAGGCTAA
- a CDS encoding YutD family protein has protein sequence MKLVCVVNGNHYEVIENYRDGWNEEEFTSRYSEILHKYDYIVGDWGYNQLRLRGFFEDKSDKANFETKISSAPEYLLEFCNFGCPYFIVKKVKSKSSNNNSNGHNNQSNKKQKQTNKSEKGS, from the coding sequence ATGAAATTGGTTTGCGTCGTAAATGGGAACCATTATGAAGTCATTGAAAACTATCGTGACGGTTGGAATGAGGAAGAATTTACATCTCGGTACAGTGAAATTTTACATAAATACGATTACATTGTAGGCGATTGGGGCTACAATCAATTGCGCCTGCGTGGATTTTTTGAAGATAAGAGTGATAAAGCCAATTTTGAGACGAAGATCAGTTCCGCCCCTGAGTACTTACTTGAATTCTGTAATTTCGGCTGCCCATATTTCATTGTTAAAAAGGTGAAAAGCAAATCATCGAATAACAATTCAAATGGTCACAACAATCAATCAAATAAGAAGCAAAAGCAAACGAATAAATCAGAAAAAGGGAGCTGA
- a CDS encoding M23 family metallopeptidase: MKKLVWIIIFIIGFSFFVAEVSFAKTTYQKEDVARYALYHKMEALTSIPWYYLAAIDQYERSIRRAQKDRPEEEGLIGIYYSPLQWVGPLNPNLDDKNANTISLFGGVGLDGNNDGIADRNNDEDILYTFAHYLQSYGFDEENVKIGLWDYYQRDKTVDIIMGIAKVYNEYQTLSLHDRAFPVPIRSNYSYRSTWGDRRGFGGLRIHEGTDIFANYSVPVRATTYGVVEMKGWNRFGGWRVGIRDLNNVYHYYAHLNGFEKGIEKGSVVKPGQTIGYVGSSGYGPPGTQGKFPPHLHYGMYRDNGYSEWSFDPYPYLRAWERQERTNNRKK; this comes from the coding sequence ATGAAAAAACTTGTATGGATCATCATTTTCATAATAGGATTTAGCTTCTTCGTAGCAGAAGTATCGTTCGCAAAAACGACTTACCAGAAAGAAGATGTCGCAAGGTACGCCCTATACCATAAGATGGAGGCACTGACTTCCATTCCATGGTATTATCTTGCTGCAATCGATCAATACGAACGGTCAATACGTCGAGCACAAAAGGATCGGCCAGAGGAAGAAGGACTGATTGGCATTTATTACTCCCCGCTACAATGGGTCGGACCTTTGAACCCGAATCTGGATGATAAAAACGCAAATACCATTTCGCTTTTCGGTGGTGTTGGCCTTGATGGAAATAACGATGGTATTGCAGACCGGAACAATGACGAAGATATCTTATACACGTTCGCCCATTACTTACAGTCCTATGGTTTTGATGAAGAAAATGTCAAAATCGGTTTATGGGATTATTACCAACGGGATAAGACCGTCGACATCATCATGGGAATTGCAAAAGTGTATAACGAGTATCAAACGTTGAGTTTGCATGATCGTGCCTTTCCTGTTCCTATCCGTTCCAATTATAGCTACAGAAGTACATGGGGAGATCGACGTGGTTTCGGTGGGTTGAGAATCCATGAGGGCACGGATATTTTTGCTAATTACAGCGTGCCTGTACGAGCGACAACATACGGAGTTGTTGAAATGAAAGGCTGGAACCGTTTTGGCGGCTGGCGTGTTGGTATCCGGGATTTGAATAACGTTTACCACTACTATGCTCACTTGAACGGGTTTGAAAAAGGGATCGAAAAAGGATCCGTTGTAAAGCCGGGACAAACGATAGGTTATGTAGGCAGCTCCGGGTACGGACCACCGGGGACACAAGGTAAGTTCCCTCCCCATTTACATTACGGTATGTACCGGGATAATGGTTACAGTGAATGGTCATTTGATCCCTACCCTTATTTAAGAGCATGGGAAAGACAAGAACGTACGAATAACCGTAAAAAGTAA
- the yunB gene encoding sporulation protein YunB, with the protein MWRIRRRPRGRGPLPFQYVFIISFIIFILLTAQALWLVDRGIQPALMKIAETETEDIAQLAIQSAIKNRIVDSGKTKGLVVIRYDRDQRVASVSTDPKVVNEIQSLATANVQSLLEQIENGKKPDFANFAGVEVERENEHQNGIITKIPLGRATNNSLLANLGPNIPVRFRVIGSVQTDYIEATEEAGINNVKLKGWIEVVVKVRVIVPFETQEKIIKTNILVMSEFIPLDVPYYYHHGTGTGAQPVVPITPNVGDDKKDSDQP; encoded by the coding sequence ATGTGGCGGATACGAAGACGTCCCCGAGGGAGAGGACCGCTTCCTTTTCAATATGTATTCATCATTTCTTTCATTATTTTCATACTCCTCACGGCTCAAGCATTGTGGCTTGTCGATCGTGGAATCCAACCAGCTCTTATGAAAATTGCTGAAACAGAAACCGAGGACATTGCTCAGCTTGCTATCCAAAGTGCCATCAAGAACAGGATCGTTGATTCAGGGAAAACGAAAGGGCTCGTCGTCATCAGATATGATCGCGATCAACGGGTAGCTTCAGTGAGTACGGACCCAAAGGTCGTCAACGAAATCCAGTCCTTGGCTACAGCAAATGTCCAATCCTTACTTGAGCAGATTGAAAACGGAAAAAAACCGGATTTTGCTAATTTTGCTGGTGTTGAAGTAGAGCGGGAAAACGAACATCAAAATGGAATCATAACGAAGATTCCATTGGGGCGGGCTACGAACAATTCCTTGCTTGCGAACTTAGGACCTAATATACCGGTTCGTTTCAGGGTAATTGGAAGTGTACAGACGGATTATATTGAAGCCACAGAAGAAGCCGGTATTAATAATGTAAAGTTAAAAGGATGGATTGAAGTCGTCGTCAAGGTCCGGGTCATCGTTCCATTCGAGACCCAAGAGAAGATCATTAAGACGAACATCCTGGTCATGTCTGAATTCATACCGTTGGATGTACCGTACTATTATCACCACGGAACCGGAACCGGTGCTCAGCCAGTTGTTCCAATCACACCGAATGTGGGGGATGATAAGAAAGATAGCGATCAACCGTGA
- the glpX gene encoding class II fructose-bisphosphatase produces the protein MDRELALEIVRVTEAAALASAQWMGRGLKNEADHAATTAMRAMFDSVNLKGTVVIGEGELDEAPMLYIGEEVGTGHGPEVDIAVDPLEGTNIVAKGHPNAMAVIAIADRGSLLHAPDMYMEKLVAGNAAAGKISLLDPIEKTMDIIAEANNKRMHDLTVIIQERPRHDELVDRIRKKGARVKLFGDGDVGAAIAAAMPNTGIDLFIGTGGAPEGVISAAAIKSLGGEMQARLVPHNDEERERCIRMGLEDPTQLLFLDDLVRGDDAIFAATGVSTGELLEGVRFLSGDQVETDSIVMRAKTKTIRSIKAQHHLDHKPNLVME, from the coding sequence ATGGATCGTGAATTAGCATTAGAAATTGTAAGGGTTACTGAAGCTGCCGCTCTTGCTTCGGCCCAATGGATGGGACGAGGTTTGAAAAATGAAGCAGACCATGCTGCGACCACAGCAATGAGAGCGATGTTCGATTCTGTCAACTTGAAAGGAACTGTTGTCATCGGGGAAGGAGAGCTGGATGAAGCCCCTATGTTATATATTGGCGAAGAAGTCGGTACCGGTCATGGACCTGAAGTCGATATCGCTGTTGATCCTCTGGAAGGCACGAACATCGTCGCCAAGGGACATCCCAATGCAATGGCTGTCATAGCCATCGCTGACCGAGGCAGTTTATTGCATGCCCCTGATATGTATATGGAAAAGCTCGTAGCAGGAAATGCGGCTGCTGGGAAGATCAGCTTGCTGGATCCTATCGAAAAGACGATGGATATCATCGCTGAAGCGAATAATAAACGCATGCATGATTTGACAGTAATTATCCAAGAACGTCCGAGACATGATGAGCTCGTGGATCGAATCCGGAAAAAAGGCGCACGTGTGAAATTATTCGGTGATGGAGATGTGGGAGCTGCCATTGCAGCTGCTATGCCGAATACTGGAATTGATCTCTTCATCGGTACAGGTGGAGCACCTGAAGGTGTTATTTCTGCCGCGGCCATCAAGTCCCTTGGTGGGGAAATGCAAGCAAGACTCGTTCCACACAACGATGAGGAACGAGAACGATGCATCAGGATGGGCCTTGAAGATCCGACTCAGTTGTTGTTCCTAGATGATCTTGTACGAGGTGACGATGCCATTTTCGCAGCAACCGGAGTAAGTACAGGTGAACTTTTGGAAGGGGTTCGTTTCCTTTCTGGCGATCAGGTCGAAACGGATTCGATCGTGATGAGAGCGAAAACGAAAACGATCCGTTCAATTAAAGCGCAGCACCATTTAGACCACAAGCCGAATCTGGTAATGGAATAG